In bacterium, the following proteins share a genomic window:
- a CDS encoding DUF3108 domain-containing protein has translation MRAVIGVLVLLSGLTFSAACGAGEQSFPPTPFKVGERLEFSVNWTVGNIGAAYLEVAGIDSFRADPCYRVVAEAQSNKTIDLLYPVRDYFLTLIDMRCLCSRKYTKIQREGGHHRNRELIYDQDHGLRYDLARGDTTEIPPEAQDELSIFYYFRTLDLKVGQGLLLEGFTDKQGNPLKVSVLRKEWVDVPVGRFNCWVVEPQIRSGGLFEHKGDLLIWITDDEHRIPVKMTSDLDFGSVVVLLESYRLGTGEPVKGNAQILPGR, from the coding sequence ATGCGAGCGGTCATCGGTGTGCTGGTCCTGCTGAGCGGCCTGACCTTTTCTGCAGCCTGCGGCGCCGGGGAACAGTCTTTCCCGCCCACCCCTTTCAAGGTGGGAGAGCGCCTGGAGTTCTCGGTCAACTGGACCGTGGGTAATATCGGCGCGGCCTACCTCGAGGTGGCAGGGATCGACTCGTTCCGCGCCGACCCCTGCTACCGCGTAGTGGCCGAGGCACAGTCGAACAAGACCATCGACCTGCTCTACCCGGTGCGTGACTATTTCCTCACCCTGATCGACATGCGCTGCCTGTGCAGCCGCAAGTACACCAAGATCCAGCGCGAGGGCGGCCATCACCGCAACCGCGAGCTGATCTACGACCAGGACCACGGCCTGCGCTACGACCTGGCCCGCGGCGACACCACCGAAATCCCGCCCGAGGCCCAGGATGAACTTTCCATCTTCTACTATTTCCGCACCCTGGACCTCAAGGTGGGGCAAGGCCTTCTGTTAGAGGGGTTCACCGATAAGCAGGGCAACCCGCTCAAGGTGTCGGTGCTGCGCAAGGAGTGGGTGGACGTGCCGGTGGGACGGTTCAACTGCTGGGTGGTGGAGCCGCAGATTCGCAGCGGGGGGCTGTTCGAGCACAAGGGCGATTTGCTGATCTGGATCACGGACGACGAGCACCGTATCCCAGTGAAAATGACCAGCGACCTGGATTTCGGCAGCGTGGTGGTGCTGCTGGAGTCCTACCGCCTGGGCACCGGCGAGCCGGTCAAGGGCAACGCCCAGATCCTGCCGGGACGGTAG
- a CDS encoding site-specific DNA-methyltransferase translates to MPRTTHRIIFEDASTLAGQISAGVDLVLTSPPYPMIEMWDECFSSQDGAIRGLLEQADAEGAFERMHRLLDRVWRQCIAVIKDNGFICINIGDAVRTFNGDFKLFPNHSRITSFFHENGFHQLPSIIWRKPANSPNKFMGSGMLPAGAYVTLEHEYILIFRKGGKRLFETESQKKIRRESAIFWEERNKWYSDVWMDLRGISQNLTNGSRTRSAAFPFDLAYRLVAMYSVKGDLVLDPFVGTGKTTAACMALGRNSLGFDLDKSLQNEHAYLADDIVKLANTYNHNRLLQHLDFISNWSNKASHQNIYYDFPVVTKQESELYLNRLSVLTTTVEFIEIQYDEPGLTELLETQPIANHTFEKHKNRMTTSQQTEQRSLI, encoded by the coding sequence ATGCCCAGAACAACACACAGAATAATATTCGAGGATGCCTCGACCCTGGCCGGACAGATCAGTGCGGGGGTGGACCTGGTCCTCACCTCGCCACCCTACCCGATGATAGAGATGTGGGACGAATGCTTCTCCTCGCAGGATGGAGCTATACGAGGGCTGCTGGAGCAGGCTGACGCGGAGGGGGCGTTCGAGCGCATGCACCGGCTGCTGGACCGGGTGTGGCGGCAGTGTATCGCTGTTATAAAGGACAACGGCTTCATCTGTATAAACATCGGCGATGCGGTCAGGACATTCAACGGCGATTTCAAGCTGTTCCCAAACCACTCCAGAATAACCTCATTCTTCCACGAAAACGGGTTCCATCAGCTCCCGTCGATTATCTGGCGAAAGCCGGCCAATTCGCCCAACAAATTCATGGGCTCCGGCATGCTGCCCGCCGGAGCTTATGTCACGCTGGAGCACGAGTACATCCTCATTTTCCGCAAAGGCGGGAAAAGGCTGTTCGAGACCGAGTCGCAAAAAAAAATCCGGCGGGAAAGTGCAATTTTCTGGGAGGAAAGGAACAAGTGGTACTCGGATGTCTGGATGGACCTTAGGGGTATCTCGCAGAATCTGACCAACGGATCAAGAACCCGGAGCGCCGCTTTTCCCTTCGATCTGGCCTACCGTCTGGTAGCGATGTATTCCGTGAAGGGTGACCTTGTGCTTGACCCGTTTGTCGGCACTGGGAAAACCACTGCGGCCTGCATGGCCCTGGGCCGCAACAGCCTGGGGTTCGACCTGGACAAGAGCCTGCAAAACGAGCATGCCTATCTGGCAGATGATATCGTGAAGTTGGCCAACACATACAACCATAACCGTCTGCTTCAGCACCTTGATTTCATCTCCAACTGGAGCAACAAGGCCAGCCATCAGAATATCTACTACGACTTCCCGGTGGTGACAAAACAGGAGTCGGAGCTTTATCTCAATCGGCTTTCCGTTCTGACAACAACCGTCGAGTTTATTGAGATACAATATGATGAGCCAGGCTTGACTGAGCTTCTCGAAACTCAACCGATAGCGAATCACACCTTTGAAAAGCACAAAAACCGGATGACAACCAGTCAGCAGACTGAACAGCGCAGCCTTATATAG
- a CDS encoding Fe-S cluster domain-containing protein: MDPVILTSNLTLGLLGLIFGGGLAYASIKFAVKSDPRLAMVTELLPGANCGGCGFPGCSAYAEAVLKGEAPVTGCNPGGKETAERIAKLLGIEIGDMTPPVAMVRCQGGQGIAKDRFEYRGIQSCAIAHRTGGGHKACQYGCLGFGDCMRACAFDAIRMENGLPVVDEEKCTACGACVRACPRSLMKLIPVTQQVYVGCASQDKGKAVKDVCSLGCIGCTLCAKVTPSGAIRMDGNLPVIDPSGTDLVIAVHKCPTKSLVDRISVRAKVSIDTSCDGCTECIKVCPIKGAIEGEPAKRHKVVFDKCIGCGICIPVCPHQSIHAVGALGYQDENPKRTPKKQVQS; this comes from the coding sequence ATGGACCCGGTAATCCTCACATCCAACCTGACTCTCGGCCTGCTGGGACTGATATTCGGCGGCGGCCTGGCCTACGCCTCCATCAAATTCGCCGTTAAATCCGACCCACGCCTGGCCATGGTGACCGAGCTGCTGCCCGGCGCCAACTGCGGCGGCTGCGGGTTCCCCGGCTGCTCGGCTTACGCCGAGGCGGTGCTCAAGGGCGAGGCCCCGGTTACCGGCTGCAACCCTGGAGGCAAGGAGACCGCCGAGCGGATCGCCAAGCTGCTGGGGATCGAGATCGGGGATATGACCCCACCGGTGGCGATGGTGCGCTGCCAAGGCGGCCAGGGGATCGCCAAGGACCGTTTCGAGTACCGCGGGATACAGTCCTGCGCCATCGCCCACCGCACCGGCGGCGGCCACAAGGCCTGCCAGTACGGTTGCCTGGGCTTCGGCGACTGCATGCGCGCCTGCGCGTTCGACGCGATCAGGATGGAGAACGGCCTGCCGGTGGTGGACGAGGAAAAGTGCACCGCCTGCGGAGCCTGCGTGCGCGCCTGTCCGCGCAGCCTGATGAAGCTGATACCGGTCACCCAGCAGGTCTACGTGGGCTGCGCCTCCCAGGACAAGGGCAAGGCGGTCAAGGATGTCTGCTCGCTGGGCTGCATCGGCTGCACGCTCTGCGCCAAGGTCACCCCCAGCGGGGCGATCAGGATGGACGGCAACCTGCCGGTGATCGACCCCTCGGGCACCGACCTGGTTATCGCCGTGCACAAGTGCCCGACCAAGAGCCTGGTCGACCGGATCAGCGTGCGGGCCAAGGTTTCGATCGACACCTCGTGCGACGGCTGCACGGAGTGTATCAAGGTTTGCCCGATCAAGGGCGCGATCGAGGGCGAGCCGGCAAAGCGCCACAAGGTGGTGTTCGACAAGTGCATCGGCTGCGGCATCTGTATCCCGGTCTGCCCGCACCAGTCGATCCACGCCGTGGGAGCCTTGGGCTACCAGGACGAGAACCCCAAGCGTACCCCCAAGAAACAGGTGCAGAGCTGA
- a CDS encoding 8-amino-7-oxononanoate synthase, translated as MDERWAFITNYLSSQREKDCLRVLRTLWPAEASSRVTLDGRSLLNLATNDYLGLHGDPRLAEAASQAASRCGMGSGGSRLICGTTPAHEEAETALAAFHGAEAALTFSSGYAAGVGVIAALAGRGDRLYLDRLCHASLYDGARLSGARLDRFRHDDLAHLRGLLERDSGQSGRALVVSDAVFSMDGDRADVAALAALCRSHGALFLLDEAHSMAVLGPGGRGLAAAADLPPEDVLVLGTLGKAFGLAGAYVVCTREVREYLVNTCRPFIFSTAPPAPLAAAVACSVAIAATLDDRRAYLADLSERFRQVLHGLGYGTLNSSTQIVPLVTKTPQAALNLSNALREHGVLAPAVRPPTVPQGASRVRFSLSAVLSGEDFALLCEAVQLAAGNG; from the coding sequence ATGGATGAAAGATGGGCCTTTATCACGAACTACCTGTCCAGCCAGCGTGAGAAGGACTGCCTGCGCGTGCTGCGCACTCTGTGGCCCGCCGAGGCCAGCAGCCGGGTGACCTTGGACGGCCGCAGCCTGCTCAACCTGGCCACCAACGACTACCTGGGCCTGCACGGCGACCCCCGTCTGGCCGAGGCGGCCTCGCAGGCGGCCTCGCGCTGCGGCATGGGCTCGGGAGGGTCGCGCCTGATCTGCGGGACGACCCCGGCGCACGAGGAGGCCGAGACCGCCCTGGCGGCTTTCCACGGGGCCGAGGCGGCGCTGACTTTCAGCTCGGGCTATGCCGCCGGGGTGGGAGTGATCGCGGCCCTGGCCGGACGCGGCGACCGCCTGTACCTCGACCGTCTGTGCCACGCCTCGCTGTACGATGGGGCCAGGCTGAGCGGGGCGCGCCTCGACCGCTTCCGTCACGATGACCTCGCGCACCTGCGCGGGCTGCTGGAGCGCGACAGCGGCCAGAGCGGGCGGGCCCTGGTGGTGAGCGACGCCGTGTTCAGCATGGACGGCGACCGGGCGGATGTGGCGGCCCTGGCCGCACTGTGCCGCAGCCACGGCGCGCTGTTCCTTCTGGATGAGGCCCATTCCATGGCCGTGCTGGGTCCGGGGGGACGGGGGCTGGCCGCGGCGGCGGACCTTCCGCCCGAGGACGTGCTGGTGCTGGGCACTCTGGGCAAAGCTTTCGGCCTGGCCGGGGCCTACGTGGTCTGCACCCGCGAGGTGCGCGAATACCTGGTCAACACCTGCCGCCCCTTCATCTTCAGCACCGCGCCGCCGGCGCCGCTGGCCGCGGCGGTGGCCTGCTCCGTGGCCATAGCCGCCACCCTGGACGACCGGCGGGCCTATCTGGCCGACTTGTCCGAGCGTTTCCGCCAGGTCCTGCACGGCCTTGGCTACGGGACACTGAACAGCAGCACGCAGATCGTGCCCCTGGTCACCAAGACCCCCCAGGCCGCGCTCAACCTGTCCAACGCCCTGCGCGAGCATGGGGTGCTCGCGCCCGCGGTGCGCCCGCCCACTGTGCCGCAGGGTGCAAGCCGGGTGCGGTTCTCCCTGAGCGCTGTCCTGAGCGGTGAGGATTTCGCCCTGCTCTGCGAGGCGGTGCAACTGGCCGCCGGGAACGGTTGA
- a CDS encoding epoxyqueuosine reductase QueH, whose amino-acid sequence MDNKAKKLLLHACCAPCSPHVIRTLKAQYDLTVYFYNPNIHGAGEYELRLAEVRRLCDDLGVPLVEGPYDPERFFDQVGPFASSGEGGERCVVCFRLRLDELCRKAVELGAEVVATTLTASPHKKAALVNPQGVAAAAEAGGNLTFLEEDFKKKDGWRITCQLARPYGFYRQNYCGCAYSKAESEKRDNSERPADSR is encoded by the coding sequence TTGGACAATAAAGCCAAAAAACTTCTGCTGCACGCCTGCTGCGCCCCCTGTTCGCCGCACGTGATCCGTACGCTCAAGGCGCAGTACGACCTGACCGTCTATTTCTACAACCCCAATATCCACGGGGCCGGGGAGTACGAGCTGCGCCTGGCCGAGGTCCGCCGTCTGTGCGACGACCTGGGAGTGCCGCTGGTCGAGGGCCCCTACGACCCGGAGCGCTTTTTCGACCAGGTGGGGCCTTTCGCCTCCAGCGGCGAGGGCGGCGAGCGCTGTGTGGTCTGTTTCCGTCTGCGGCTGGACGAGCTCTGCCGCAAGGCCGTGGAGCTGGGTGCCGAGGTCGTGGCCACCACGCTGACCGCCAGCCCGCACAAGAAAGCCGCCCTGGTCAACCCGCAGGGTGTAGCCGCGGCGGCCGAGGCGGGGGGGAACCTGACATTCCTGGAAGAGGATTTCAAGAAAAAGGACGGCTGGCGCATCACCTGCCAACTTGCCCGACCCTATGGGTTCTACCGTCAGAACTACTGCGGCTGTGCATACAGCAAGGCGGAAAGTGAAAAAAGGGACAACTCTGAGCGCCCCGCTGACAGCCGATGA
- a CDS encoding ABC transporter ATP-binding protein/permease → MKEYWRLLAYLKPYWLRLSATLIAIGGYSLSAGASLTLAMPLLSVLFKSDKTDVSKNLTGGGFFDFHQYLRSFQDFILRGDPLSVLSRIVVITVGLFLLKNVFDYIQRFLSRSLEQLVVRDLRNDLYNHLHALSLNFFHKNKTGQLISCMSNDVGMVRSMLTDSFSKVLMAAGQLMVFVTMLLVTSWKLTLMAFLLIPPMAVLVTWVAKKLRRKNLWLQNAMGEITAIFQETVSGIRVVKAFGMEDFERRKFADQTQHFYREFQRTNKYGALSSPLTEVLMASAGGAFLLYGGRQVLAGQMPAQDFLFFLMVSMMLMSPIKVFGNFNDVMQQGLAACDRIFAILDTPPRIVDAPQALRLEAFRDGIRYEGVSFSYDEGGEVLHGIDLEIHCGEAVAIVGPSGAGKSTLMDLIPRFYDVSVGRLSVDGLDVREIRLADLRSLIGIVTQETILFNDTVRNNIAYGLSDTAQSAVEDAARAANAHEFICQMEEGYDTVIGERGTRLSGGQRQRIAIARAILKNPQILIFDEATSSLDTENELLVQQAIERLMKGRTSLVIAHRLSTIQHCDRIIVLSEGRIVESGSHRSLLARDGLYRRLHELQFQTTDA, encoded by the coding sequence TTGAAAGAATACTGGCGACTGCTGGCCTACCTCAAACCCTACTGGCTCCGTCTGAGCGCTACTCTGATCGCAATCGGCGGTTATTCGTTGAGCGCGGGCGCCAGCCTGACCCTGGCCATGCCGCTGCTGAGCGTGCTATTCAAGTCCGACAAGACGGATGTGAGCAAAAACCTGACCGGCGGCGGCTTTTTCGATTTCCACCAGTACCTGCGCTCTTTCCAGGACTTTATCCTGCGCGGCGATCCGCTGAGCGTGCTCAGCCGGATCGTGGTGATCACGGTGGGCCTGTTCCTGCTCAAAAACGTCTTCGACTACATCCAGCGTTTCCTCAGCCGCTCGCTCGAGCAACTGGTGGTACGCGACCTGCGCAACGATCTGTACAACCATCTGCACGCTCTGTCCCTCAATTTTTTCCACAAGAACAAGACTGGCCAGTTGATCTCCTGCATGTCCAACGACGTGGGCATGGTGCGCAGCATGCTCACCGACAGCTTCTCCAAGGTGCTGATGGCGGCGGGACAACTGATGGTGTTCGTGACCATGCTGCTGGTCACGAGCTGGAAGCTGACCCTGATGGCGTTCCTGCTGATACCGCCGATGGCCGTGCTGGTCACCTGGGTGGCCAAGAAGCTGCGTCGCAAGAACCTCTGGCTGCAGAACGCGATGGGGGAGATCACCGCCATATTCCAGGAGACAGTCAGTGGGATACGGGTGGTCAAGGCTTTCGGCATGGAGGACTTCGAGCGCCGCAAGTTCGCGGACCAGACCCAGCATTTCTACCGCGAATTCCAGCGCACGAACAAGTACGGAGCACTCTCCTCGCCGCTGACCGAGGTCCTGATGGCCTCGGCCGGGGGAGCGTTCCTGCTGTACGGGGGCCGTCAGGTGCTTGCCGGGCAGATGCCGGCCCAGGATTTCCTGTTCTTCCTGATGGTGAGCATGATGCTGATGAGCCCGATCAAGGTGTTCGGGAATTTCAACGACGTCATGCAGCAGGGGCTGGCTGCCTGCGACCGCATCTTCGCCATCCTCGACACTCCGCCCCGGATTGTCGACGCGCCGCAGGCGTTGCGCCTGGAAGCTTTCAGGGACGGGATCCGCTACGAGGGGGTCAGTTTCAGCTATGACGAGGGCGGTGAGGTCCTGCACGGCATCGACCTCGAAATCCACTGCGGCGAGGCCGTGGCCATCGTCGGGCCGTCGGGCGCCGGCAAATCCACCCTGATGGACCTGATCCCCAGGTTCTACGACGTGAGCGTGGGACGGTTGAGCGTTGACGGGCTGGACGTGCGTGAAATCCGCCTGGCCGACCTGCGCAGCCTGATCGGGATTGTCACCCAGGAGACGATCCTGTTCAACGACACCGTGCGCAACAACATCGCCTACGGTCTGAGCGACACAGCGCAGAGCGCGGTCGAGGACGCGGCCCGGGCGGCCAATGCGCACGAATTCATCTGCCAGATGGAGGAAGGATACGACACGGTCATCGGCGAGCGCGGCACGCGGCTCTCCGGCGGCCAGAGACAGCGGATCGCAATCGCACGGGCGATCCTGAAGAACCCGCAGATTCTAATTTTCGACGAGGCGACCTCCTCGCTCGACACGGAGAACGAGCTGCTTGTGCAGCAGGCGATCGAGCGCCTGATGAAAGGCCGCACCAGCCTGGTCATCGCCCACCGTCTCTCCACCATCCAGCACTGCGACCGGATCATTGTGCTGAGCGAGGGCCGTATCGTCGAGTCCGGCAGCCACCGCAGCCTCCTGGCGCGGGACGGCCTCTACCGTCGGCTGCACGAACTCCAGTTCCAGACTACCGATGCGTGA
- a CDS encoding sulfurtransferase TusA family protein — protein sequence MKKGTTLSAPLTADEVLDATGLYCPLPVVKTAERIKEMPAGQVLELISDDGGIQADLPAWCESFGHEYLGLLRDGVRWRLYVRKKGDS from the coding sequence GTGAAAAAAGGGACAACTCTGAGCGCCCCGCTGACAGCCGATGAGGTGCTGGACGCCACGGGGCTCTACTGCCCACTGCCGGTGGTGAAAACCGCGGAGCGGATAAAGGAAATGCCGGCGGGACAGGTGCTGGAGCTGATTTCGGACGACGGCGGCATCCAGGCCGACCTTCCAGCCTGGTGCGAAAGCTTCGGCCACGAGTACCTCGGCCTGTTGCGCGATGGAGTGCGCTGGAGGCTGTACGTGCGAAAGAAAGGCGACTCTTGA
- a CDS encoding methyltransferase domain-containing protein: MAEIRLNKKILALHFSQNAARYHREARLQREIAFQLAELAFPEDGGAPTRDRLVSVLELGCGTGFLTGHILHRLAPERLVAVDLALGMLGQARRTLNGAPGAAAVRYLCADCEKLPLAGRSFDLVASSTTLQWVESLEGALAGIHSLLRPGGRLVAATLGRGTFRELRQAYRVSSGRLGIRLAASRYGPVLPGAEELRQMLSEAGFSGVTVESRPKLEFFPGCREFMLSIKALGASNPNFRPMSLDTERRLLQGVIDYYNRSYRVDGQVFAGYEVLFLTAVKPGGD, encoded by the coding sequence ATGGCTGAAATACGCCTGAACAAGAAAATCCTGGCCCTGCACTTTTCGCAGAACGCCGCGCGCTACCACCGCGAGGCCCGTCTGCAGCGGGAAATCGCGTTCCAGCTGGCCGAGCTGGCTTTCCCTGAGGACGGCGGCGCGCCGACGCGCGACCGGCTCGTCAGCGTGCTGGAGCTGGGCTGCGGGACGGGGTTCCTGACCGGGCACATCCTGCACCGCCTGGCCCCGGAGCGCCTGGTGGCCGTGGACCTGGCCCTGGGCATGCTGGGTCAGGCGCGCCGGACCCTGAATGGCGCCCCCGGCGCCGCGGCGGTCCGCTACCTGTGCGCAGACTGCGAAAAGCTACCCCTGGCCGGGCGCTCTTTCGACCTGGTGGCCTCCAGCACCACGCTGCAGTGGGTGGAATCGCTGGAGGGCGCCCTGGCCGGGATACACAGCCTGCTGCGCCCCGGCGGACGGCTGGTCGCGGCGACCCTGGGGCGCGGCACGTTCCGCGAGCTGCGCCAGGCCTACCGGGTCTCGTCCGGGCGACTGGGCATCCGTCTGGCCGCCTCGCGCTACGGCCCGGTGCTGCCCGGTGCGGAGGAACTGCGCCAGATGCTCTCCGAGGCCGGGTTCAGCGGGGTCACGGTCGAGAGCCGCCCCAAGCTGGAGTTTTTCCCCGGCTGCCGCGAATTCATGCTCTCGATCAAGGCCCTCGGGGCGAGCAACCCGAATTTCCGTCCGATGAGCCTGGACACCGAGCGCCGTCTGCTGCAAGGCGTGATCGACTACTATAACCGCAGCTACCGGGTGGACGGCCAGGTGTTCGCCGGTTACGAGGTGCTGTTCCTCACTGCGGTCAAGCCGGGAGGTGATTGA
- a CDS encoding MjaI family restriction endonuclease, with translation MNKAASVGPVAELIRKRAPREFEEWEQFYFESAVQKKKSGQRISHEYLEDLGRRLYVKLSEVVKSELFSIKEQECIDYVFNLVLNRTYEGYRTEVETVYGQLEQALGVSIEPAPDEWDRTYNVDFFIRIGERHIGIQIKPVATGKSINDYQWEQMHRRNHERFKAQFGGEVFFVYSRAVGKKKEIVNQDVLQKIKAEIERLSI, from the coding sequence CTGAACAAGGCAGCATCGGTCGGGCCTGTAGCCGAGCTAATCCGGAAGCGTGCACCCCGTGAGTTTGAGGAGTGGGAGCAGTTTTATTTCGAGAGTGCCGTCCAGAAAAAGAAATCCGGGCAGAGGATCAGCCACGAGTACTTGGAGGATCTGGGGCGTCGACTCTACGTGAAGCTTTCCGAGGTGGTAAAGAGTGAGCTTTTCAGCATCAAAGAGCAGGAATGCATCGATTATGTTTTCAATCTGGTGTTGAACCGTACTTATGAGGGCTACCGGACCGAGGTTGAAACTGTATACGGGCAGCTTGAACAAGCTTTGGGAGTCAGTATCGAGCCTGCCCCGGATGAATGGGACCGCACATACAACGTCGATTTCTTCATCCGGATCGGTGAGAGGCACATTGGAATACAGATCAAACCGGTAGCGACCGGTAAATCGATAAATGACTATCAATGGGAGCAAATGCACAGAAGAAATCATGAACGATTCAAGGCTCAGTTCGGGGGGGAGGTGTTTTTTGTCTATTCGCGAGCCGTGGGCAAAAAGAAAGAAATTGTGAATCAAGATGTCTTGCAGAAAATAAAGGCGGAAATAGAAAGACTATCTATATAA
- a CDS encoding glycosyltransferase has product MRPKIFFFIPVFNEQETVGILLYRISELMRALRFEYRVFLTLDGCTDESPAVVAQYLASAQLSVIDHGRRQGYGPSLLEAIRLALRESESPKRDFFLILDGDFPVDLACLEEMAQQIDRNVDLYSADSFTDSRRMPRSRRLAQWLVRRILRFKGLEPAQGAADLLTTFRGCRLHLLSRAERELARLGRMGTAAPQAASLLFFLSLLPFSRKVMEIRVKHRRISRRKSRFSPFGLACSLLFSKALSGSLPAQQPRPAAEGRPAPQETEDRPEKAATQQARGAQAEEKSEGRSSRRRRRRKSSGEARAVQAADGQTEQKPREKKEPQPQRSEKKKTETAPAAQAQVHDETGEPRPKSRRRRRHRRPANKDGQGSSNTGESAS; this is encoded by the coding sequence ATGAGACCGAAAATCTTTTTCTTCATCCCGGTTTTCAACGAGCAGGAGACCGTGGGAATCCTGCTCTACCGGATCAGCGAGCTGATGCGCGCTCTGCGCTTCGAGTACCGGGTGTTTCTGACTCTGGACGGCTGCACGGACGAGTCACCCGCGGTGGTGGCCCAGTACCTGGCCTCGGCGCAGTTGAGCGTGATCGACCACGGACGCAGGCAGGGCTACGGCCCCAGCCTGCTGGAGGCCATCCGCCTCGCCCTGCGCGAGAGCGAAAGCCCCAAGCGTGATTTTTTCCTGATACTGGACGGCGATTTCCCGGTCGATCTGGCCTGCCTGGAGGAAATGGCCCAGCAGATCGACCGCAACGTGGACCTCTATAGCGCCGACTCTTTCACCGATAGCCGCCGCATGCCGCGCTCCCGCCGTCTGGCCCAGTGGCTGGTGCGCCGTATCCTGCGCTTCAAGGGCCTCGAGCCCGCGCAGGGCGCAGCGGACCTGTTGACCACATTCCGCGGCTGCCGTCTGCACCTTCTGTCGCGGGCCGAGCGCGAGCTGGCGCGTCTGGGACGGATGGGCACCGCCGCGCCGCAGGCCGCCTCGCTCCTGTTTTTCCTGAGCCTGCTGCCGTTCAGCCGCAAGGTCATGGAAATAAGAGTCAAACATCGCCGCATCTCGCGCCGCAAAAGCCGTTTCTCGCCGTTCGGACTGGCCTGCTCGCTCTTGTTTTCGAAGGCTCTAAGCGGAAGCCTCCCTGCCCAGCAGCCTCGTCCGGCCGCCGAGGGCCGCCCGGCCCCCCAGGAGACCGAGGACCGCCCGGAGAAAGCCGCCACGCAACAGGCACGGGGGGCCCAGGCCGAGGAAAAGAGCGAGGGCCGCAGCAGCCGTCGCCGTCGCCGCCGCAAGAGTTCCGGCGAGGCGCGCGCTGTCCAGGCCGCCGATGGTCAGACGGAACAGAAGCCCCGGGAGAAAAAAGAGCCCCAGCCGCAGCGAAGCGAGAAAAAGAAAACCGAGACCGCGCCGGCCGCCCAGGCCCAGGTTCATGACGAGACTGGTGAGCCGAGACCCAAGTCGCGCCGCCGCCGCCGCCACCGCCGCCCGGCGAATAAAGACGGCCAGGGATCGTCCAACACCGGAGAGAGCGCAAGCTGA
- the bioD gene encoding dethiobiotin synthase, with the protein MSLRGFFVTGTDTGVGKTAVTAALCVLLFRAGLRVAPVKPVQTGVTAGEPGDLEICLETAGLKPGPELLRRMNPYRFRLPASPHLAAEQEGQAVDPELILAGCRELVLTHDCLLVESAGGLLAPLTRKYSTLELAAALGLPLIVVARAALGTLNHTLLTLQAARAAGLNVAAVVLNRPLPGTPDRVERLIERDNRRVIEDTGGVTVLGPLPHIHGAGLEPLPGRELAAALNEAGAESLIRSLLTGRAD; encoded by the coding sequence ATGTCGCTACGGGGATTTTTTGTCACCGGGACCGACACGGGCGTGGGCAAGACCGCGGTCACCGCGGCGCTGTGTGTGCTGCTCTTCCGCGCCGGGCTGCGGGTGGCCCCGGTCAAGCCGGTGCAGACCGGTGTCACGGCGGGCGAACCGGGCGACCTGGAAATCTGCCTGGAAACCGCCGGGCTTAAGCCCGGCCCGGAGCTTTTGCGCCGGATGAACCCCTACCGTTTCCGTCTGCCCGCCTCGCCGCACCTGGCTGCCGAACAGGAAGGGCAGGCCGTGGACCCGGAGCTGATCCTGGCCGGCTGCCGCGAGCTGGTCCTAACCCACGACTGCCTGCTGGTGGAAAGCGCCGGCGGACTGCTGGCGCCGCTCACCCGCAAATACAGCACGCTGGAGCTGGCCGCGGCCCTGGGCCTGCCGCTGATCGTGGTGGCGCGCGCGGCGCTGGGCACCTTGAACCACACTCTGCTCACCCTGCAGGCGGCGCGCGCGGCCGGGCTGAACGTGGCCGCGGTGGTGCTCAACCGTCCCCTGCCCGGCACACCGGACCGGGTCGAGCGCCTTATCGAGCGGGACAACCGGAGAGTGATCGAGGATACCGGCGGGGTGACTGTGCTGGGACCGCTGCCGCACATCCACGGGGCGGGCCTGGAGCCGCTACCCGGCCGGGAGCTGGCCGCGGCGCTGAACGAGGCCGGGGCGGAGAGCCTGATCCGCTCCCTGCTGACAGGCCGGGCGGACTGA